The following coding sequences lie in one Sorex araneus isolate mSorAra2 chromosome 4, mSorAra2.pri, whole genome shotgun sequence genomic window:
- the SBK1 gene encoding serine/threonine-protein kinase SBK1, which produces MSVGCPEPEPPRSLPCCGPGAAPGLGAGVPLLTEDMQALTLRTLAASDVTKHYELVRELGKGTYGKVDLVAYKGTGMKMALKFVNKSKTKLKNFLREVSVTNSLSSSPFIIKVFDVVFETEDCYVFAQEYAPAGDLFDIIPPQVGLPEDTVKRCVQQLGLALDFMHGRQLVHRDIKPENVLLFDRECRRVKLADFGMTRRVGCRVKRVSGTIPYTAPEVCQAGRADGFAVDTGVDVWAFGVLIFCVLTGNFPWEAASGADAFFEEFVRWQRGRLPGLPSQWRRFTEPALRMFQRLLALEPERRGPAKEVFRFLRHELTSELRRRPSHRARKPPGDRLPAGPLRLEAPGPLKRTVLTESGGGGGGPRPAPPNVGPVPVPVPDAGLAPPGPPGRTDGRPDKGKGQVVLATAIEICV; this is translated from the exons ATGAGTGTGGGCTGCCCAGAGCCAGAGCCGCCCCGCTCCCTGCCGTGCTGTGGGCCCGGGGCCGCCCCTGGGCTGGGTGCAGGGGTGCCCCTGCTCACGGAGGACATGCAGGCCCTCACCCTGCGCACGCTGGCCGCCAGTGATGTCACCAAGCACTATGAACTCGTGCGGGAGCTGGGCAAGGGCACCTACGGGAAGGTCGACCTGGTGGCCTACAAGGGGACAG GCATGAAGATGGCGCTGAAGTTCGTGAACAAGAGCAAGACCAAGCTGAAGAACTTCCTGCGAGAGGTGAGCGTCACCAACAGCCTCTCGTCCAGCCCCTTCATCATCAAGGTCTTCGACGTGGTCTTTGAGACCGAGGACTGCTACGTGTTCGCCCAGGAGTACGCGCCGGCGGGGGACCTGTTTGACATCATCCCTCCTCAG GTGGGGCTCCCCGAGGACACGGTGAAGCGCTGCGTGCAGCAGCTGGGCCTGGCGCTGGACTTCATGCACGGGCGGCAGCTGGTGCACCGCGACATCAAGCCCGAGAACGTGCTGCTGTTCGACCGCGAGTGCCGGCGCGTGAAGCTGGCCGACTTCGGCATGACGCGCCGCGTGGGCTGCCGCGTGAAGCGCGTGAGCGGCACCATCCCCTACACGGCGCCCGAGGTGTGCCAGGCGGGCCGCGCCGACGGCTTCGCCGTGGACACGGGCGTGGACGTGTGGGCCTTCGGCGTGCTCATCTTCTGCGTGCTCACCGGCAACTTCCCGTGGGAGGCGGCGTCGGGCGCCGACGCCTTCTTCGAGGAGTTCGTGCGCTGGCAGCGCGGCCGCCTGCCCGGGCTGCCGTCGCAGTGGCGCCGCTTCACCGAGCCCGCGCTGCGCATGTTCCAGCGGCTGCTGGCGCTCGAACCCGAGCGGCGCGGGCCGGCCAAGGAGGTGTTCCGCTTCCTGCGGCACGAGCTTACGTCCGAGCTGCGCCGCCGGCCGTCGCACCGCGCGCGCAAGCCCCCCGGGGACCGCCTGCCCGCCGGGCCGCTGCGCCTCGAGGCGCCCGGGCCGCTCAAGCGGACGGTGCTGACCgagagcggcggcggcggcggcggcccccggcccgcgccccccaaCGTGGGGCCCGTGCCCGTGCCCGTGCCCGACGCCGGCCTggcgcccccggggccccccggCAGGACGGACGGACGCCCGGACAAGGGCAAAGGGCAGGTGGTGCTGGCCACGGCCATCGAGATCTGCGTGTGA